Within Paralichthys olivaceus isolate ysfri-2021 chromosome 19, ASM2471397v2, whole genome shotgun sequence, the genomic segment TTTCAGGATAGAGTCAGTCTGACGTACTGATTCGATGGTCAGTTTCTTGCACCAGAAACATTAAGacgagggaggaggaagaggatcgTCTCCACAGGCCTCACTTCTTATCTAGTTACACTGAACCTGAAACCTTACACACGCACGGCCTCCATTCTCATCTATAATGAACCAGTGTGACCACAGGGCTGGAAGACATGTGAGACACGCAGGCACATGATTGGTTTAAGGTGCAATTTATGATTCCCATGAAAACCAAAAAGGGTTAACACAAGACCCACGATGAAATCCGAGAATAACTTTGgtattttaattattgatttagCTGTTAAAGTTGTACGGGTAAAAAAAGGGCAACAACGTGATGCTGGTCAGTAATTTGTGcgtgttttcattcatgtgtcTGTCCCCTGCACACATATCTGTGCAcgtttgtatgtgtgttaatACTAGAGCcagatatatatattaaacataaGATTAGTAATGATTCCTTAGATGTTGACATCAAACCgttatgacaaagaaaacaacttgaGGCTCAAATATAACCTATAAacatatagaacttgaattaagtaaataaacacaattttacataaaatatgaacataaatataaatctattctgttttgtttattctgtaaaataaagctCTTCATATCTCATGTCACCATATCAGCAACCAACCGATATATAGTTCGGTCTCTGGTGAATACTGTGTGAATGTTAGTGCGGGCCCAGTGCTtgaatgtgtgaaatatattcatgtgtgtgtcagatacAGGAAGACGTCAGAGACGCTGTCCACAGCAGGACAGAAGACCTCCGCCGCCTTCAGCACCCTCGGCACCACCATCACCAGGAAGTTTGGAGACATGAGGTACAGAACGTCGCTCGTTTCATTCCAGATTTAAACCCGTCATGTTTCCACCAGTGCCAGGATATATCTGTTGATAATCTGAAGGGTCAAGTGTCAAGTGCCCTGGTTGTGCATTAGCTCATCTcaaaacatttatcataaaCTCATCTGCACAAACCAACCAAGTGTAACCCAATCCACTCACCCTCCACTGATGCATCCCCACTTTTATCCAGGTCACagacatgtttgtgtctgtgctgtccATCCCTGAGTTTTGACTCTTGCCTCCATTCAGAGGAGGCTGAGATTATGTAAGAGCACATTAAGCTGCTTTCTGAGCTGAAGGACTAAAGCAAAGTCTGTCTCCGTCCATCACTTTCTTCCCGTCTGACTCCCTGTGTGAGGCAGTGACGGTCAAAAGAAAGCGGGAGGGTGTCTGACAACAACTGTGCAAGTGTCTTTATTGTTGTGTGTGGAATATAAAGAGCATTTGTGTGTACAACAACAAGAGGAAGTTGAAGAAtgagggcctgtgtgtgtgtatgtgtgtgtgtggggggggggagctattgcagagtgtgtgtggatcaCAGGACAAAAGCCTTCAGGTCAGGGTCAGGGAACAACATGTCACGtcaggtttttcttctttctgtcttttttgatAAATGATATGTAACTTTTTTCAAGGCTGTAAatgatatttgtatatttgaaaTTCATGTTCAAAATAGAAGTTTATTGTGTTCTTGGATGTGAATCACTGCAAagaaacaatgttttattttgggtGTATTCCAGCATGGTTGGTCTAGAGTTACTGTTCCCGCGGAGgtatgtcgtgtgtgtgtgtgcgtgtgtgcgtgtgtgtgtgtgtgtggtacaacAGAATGAATACATTCCAAACTCTATATGCAAAATTGAACACCACCGCAAGAATATAGGAGCCGTGATTAGTTACATACATGTTATTAAAACTAACTAATCCTGTTAGCGTCCTATAATATGTCATGTCTCCTACAGAATTCTACTATTAGATCTGTTCATCGAAGTTTTACATTATATTCAACGATATTTATTCTTTAGCTCATTAGCCTATTAGTGTTTTAttgacttttatttcttctatttatgacacttttaaaaacagttttattttggcttttaaaatctatcTAAGGTATTTAACTCTCAACTGTTTCGATTGTTAAGCATcaacattaaacatgaaaatgtgtcattttatacttttttcccctctctatGGTTTGGTGTCTGTGTGCCACTGTCACTAATTCTGTGTGACTTTTCTTGCAGCAAACTTTTTATTCCTGTCTTTgcaatgcatgtgtgtgtttgtgtgtgtaattcatAACTATTCATTGAcagatttctttaaatgtgaataaGTGTTTTCTATTTGCAGTGTTTATTTTGAGTTGAGTATATTTTGTCACGTGTGCAACTGAGCGAAAGTTTATTAATACCAGTGCAGCTGATTTAAATAGAGAAATAGATTTGATCAATAACACGAATAATAACTTAttttaacattcatttaaaaagctgtttaGGCCTTTTCGAAGCCTCTCAAACTGTTTTCCATCCCCCTCCATGCTTCTCAAGGTCCAGCTCTATAGGGTAAGAGTCACACAGCTGATTATGCCACATTACGCAGCGGCCTTAACTCAATAGATCTGTGATGGTCGGTCCTGTGTGGAGTCCAACAGTCAGCTGACTCCTGTCGAGTGAATGCTGCTGCCACTCTGGATGGCAGCGCTCACTCAGGTCAGGCGCTCGTCTCAGCTCAGACGCACATCTAATTGATTCTGGTGTCTGATAAGCCAAAACTAAATTCTATTAATGAATCATGTGAACAAGGTGTCATGAACTCTGCTGCATTTAGCTCGAAAGAAATCCTAAGCAAATACAGGAAGAGAGTGTTTTAGGAACACGTgggctttttttatttcacttttgatCGATTGCTTTGCCGCCGTGTATAATATCATACCAcaccatgttgttgttgttacccATTATATTCCTCCTCCAGTAGAACAACCAGTTTCCCTGCAAAACCAGTTCCTATTCCTTGTTGGGATCTGTCACATCTCACTTCGTCTCTCAGTTCATCATCTATATTACCCCTCAAATACAAACAATGCTTTCTCTCTCGCTGAATGtggatgtgcgtgtgtgtgtgcgcgtacGTGCTTGTGTACTCTGTGCTAATcattaactctctctctccacgcTCTCTGGGAAACAGCTACTCTATCAAACACTCTATGAGCATGCCCACCATGAggtaacctgtgtgtgtgtttgatgtttcttttctttttatggcATTTTTGACATGGTCACTCTGACTCTGATAAACCTGTGAAAGTTAATAAACCTGACATCTGCTCACACCATCATGTTATTATTGTTTCAGTAATTCAGGTGTTCTGAAatagtaaattatatttttttattttgtcttcacaGAAACTCTCCCAGCTTCAAGTCTTTTGAGGAGAAAGTTGAAAATACAGTTTCGACTCTGAAGGtgagcattgtgtgtgtgtgtgtgtgtgtgtgtgtgtgtgtgtgtttcagagtttACAGTGTGActcagtataaacacacacagtgagtctGCTGGTTATTTATACTCGCAGTGAATCAGCAGATGTTCATCCTTTATCTATACTTTATGGGCGTAGAAAGAGGTTAGAGATGAACGTCTGTGTTTGACCTGGTTCTGTAAACATCTAATCCGTGGAGCAGGAGTCTAAACTGCTGCtttcttctttgtttcattCGTAACTTCCTGTGTTTTTCATCTCAGAGACATCATGGCCGTCTGTGAAACAAGTACACATAAGAAAACTCTCTTGTCTGTATTATTTCTTAACAGACAGtatttacatgaaataaaactatattagCAACAATTATTAAAcagatataaaatgtaaaaatatctCTGATGTACTGTGTAATTATCTATTTCAGCAcattatactgtaaatacaaagtgAGGCAGAGCGAGGTGTGCAGCCTGCTCTAGGAAcactggtggaggaagtactcaaacattctACTTTAACTAAAGTAAAAGTTTCACATTGAGTTTTGTAGTACTGTACATGCTTTTAAATTATTACTACAAGTAAAAGTGTTTGCACAGTGCAGCTTATGCATGAGGGAATAGATTGAAGGAGACTCTAACTCTACTAAAGTACAGATACCTtcagtacagtaacaaagtaaatgttctttatttGATCCTGCCGCCGCCCAGGAAACTTTACAAATTTGcatgtacaaaataaataatcaaaagttTAAATGAAATCAGAAAAGACTTAAAATTAATATTGAAAGTTTACATCAAGACTGAAGTCATCCATCCAAAGAAACTTGTGTCCCCTGCCTGTCTTTGTGAACCTCTGCCCCCTTGTGGCGATTCTGCAGAACAACAATGATgcatcagagagagacagagggggacgATGAGTGACCTTTAACATctcagagttttcttttctttctcttaataccAGACAAAGGTTGGTGGCACAGGGGCCGGAGGCAGCTTCGAAGAAGTCCTCTCATCCACAGCCAACGCCAGCTCTCAGGACACGCCTACCAACAACCTGACAGACAGCTCGGAGAGGCAGTGCTAGAGCTGCATCCGAAACCGTGAGGCGGGACTAAAAACCAGGAGCTGTATCACTGATGTATCTCAGCACTTTGTCACATATCCACTAAAAGCTCTGACTGAAATGTTACagaatcattttatttgaagtCCAAGTCAGGATCAGGAGGCAGAAAAACCAAAATCCAGAGGTGAGAGGAAAAAGTGAATTGTTCTTAAAATGTGATCTGATCTTCATCTAAGTAGCAACGTGCTTCAGCTAATTACTCACAGACAATTGTAATTATTCTTAACAGAACGTCCTTTAAATATCCACAGTACTGGAGGAAAAAGAACGTGAACCCTCAGATTTAAACATTAGTAGAAGTAGATTTACTTTCATGTTTAGATTATTGGTCCTGCTACTTCACACATTAACAACAGGCAGACACCCGGACATCCTCCTGTAAGAAACCCTCATACACTTTGGGATTGGACTGATTTATGATGAATCTGCTTCTTCATGATTGTGAACTTTCCAAACTCAGAGACAAGAAGCAGTTTCCATCATGATGATCCGTGCACTGTACTTCTGAAGCTCTCCTGAATGTTCAATATATTGGTTCTTCCCAAACAATTTCAATTCACCCATTCCCCAGGGATTacttcatggatcttgattgaAAAAACTAATCAGGCACATTTTGGGATATCAaagaatttggtgcagcttgattgaatttaaggagacggTTGAACTATGGCTCAGGTGTGAACTCTACTGAGTCACAGTTTGTCTGTGGACTGATGAATATCTGAACTTTCCAAGATGAATTTGTAATAATCTCCAGGTATACTTAACCTGACTCCAGAAAGCTTTTCTACCTCCACTGTTTGAATAATGAATAGAAAAGAAAGATCCAATAATTTGTAGAGTTGAAACACGTGGCTTGTCTGTTATTGTAATTTAAATAACTCATTCTGATGTCTGAAAACAAGTTTatacataaatgcagatatttCCAGAGGGTTCACTTACTTTTTCTTCCCTCGGTTTATTTTTATCCTGTCACTGAGCATCGTGGGGTTTGTTCCTCTGTTAGCATCAAATCACACCTAGAATCTCAGCAACAAAACCTTGATCCCTGATTGTGCTTTGTGGAAACAGTCTCACTGGACTGATGACATAACTACCACTCTTCAACTGCATTACAAGAAATACAAAACTACAGTTTAGGTTCTTATAAGAAAtatgtgtttgatttaaaagCGTAGTAATTTTGAAACTATATGTATATAACACCTACTGATGTTGTATAATTGATTATACACTAAGACAGGATATGTGCTCCTGCAGGGAATCTGTAGGTTTTAAAAGTCTTAAACAGCATGGAACTcattagatttgttttcttcaaaaAGGCCTTAGAAAGTATTCAAAGTTTGTATTACTCCAAAACCTATTGAAAGCTTTATATGCACCAAAAAacaccaaatacaaaaacactttgTAGCTAAAACCAgcaaatgtttgacatttttgcttTAAGATTTTATTATAGTACCTAAAGATTTTTCGTAAAGTGCAGTCAAACAACTTGCtgaatgtaaaacacatttgcTGGAGCTCTTTTCAATGCTGGATCACACTAAGGATATTTACCTCCGTTCATTCACACTACAGGATCAATTGGTTTATATATGAAGCAATGAACAGCAAATTTCACTGCACATACATTTGGACACATTGTTTATGAATAAATGTAATGATGGCGTGTTGTTTTCTATTGACCAACAAATAAAGAATCTGATAAATCACGGATGATGAAATCTGATGCTggatacagagagagactgaggatCTGTATTATGAGCTAAAGAGATCTTTTTAACTTTGAGGTCAGTATAAAACGGTGTAGCTGTACTTGATCTGAATATTCTCAACGTGTTTTTTGTGTCACCTGCTGCTGATTCACAGGATATAACTTGTACATGTACTGTAGTATCAGACTGTAACACAACCTGTAACGTGACCCTGAAACCCAGAACACGCCGCTACTTACACCAGCTCAGATCTGAACCTGTTTAAAGCCGAAAGAAAGTGTTGAATTTTTTACCTTCACCATTAGAAGGTTGACATCACCAAAGATACAATAAATCTGATCATGTCTTTTTCAATAAATACTGTCTTTCATGTGTTAAAGTGATAAAAAGCCCTGGATCATTTCAGTCTGtccatgaaatgtgtttttgaaactTTAGACCAATATTCAAAGAACTGAATGATTTTGTCAGGCAAGAAAAAGTTGTCTGATTCATTAtcattgaaaatataaaaccgtttatattttatatttgtacattAACCATGGCTTGAAATCAAACTGTACTCAGATCTTTTTACAAAAGCTTTTACTAAAACTAAATCCCAAAGACATAAACTGTGACATTCACATGTAACGTTGTGTTTAACATATTCAGTTGTATTCATACATTTAATTACACGCTGTTATAAACAACTGTTTTTATGTCTGATAATAAAAATCACTCAAACCAAACATCACgtgactgtttttaaaaaaggacagAACTGTTACTGAAGCTGCAGGAAAATGCGCTAACGTTATTATGTTAATGAAAAAACGTGATTGACTTAAAATAAAGTTCAGCTCCAGCCACTGTTTTCTCATTTGTCAAAAATGCCACAATTTCCTTATTCACCAATGTACGTTTCTATCCTGCAGAGGGCGTAATCAAAAGGCTCGAGTCCTCCTGCAGAGGCCGTGGGTTCGATTCCCTCCCCGTCTCCCCTCATTTCATGTGACGTAGTTGTGTGAGCGCGATGTGTGTCCATTATCTCTGTCCGTCCACCTGGGaggagtttgtgttttgtgcgtTACAGTCAGGAGGTGTGTGGGGGTGAATGTGG encodes:
- the tpd52l1 gene encoding tumor protein D53 isoform X12; amino-acid sequence: METRQQGFLDSDPLKEADEDLVSEVNLNNSIMTEEEREEAQQELAKLEEEISTLRQVLSSKEKQHAELKQKLGIGPLSELRNNFSRGWQDMQSSTAYRKTSETLSTAGQKTSAAFSTLGTTITRKFGDMRSSSIGYSIKHSMSMPTMRNSPSFKSFEEKVENTVSTLKTKVGGTGAGGSFEEVLSSTANASSQDTPTNNLTDSSERQC
- the tpd52l1 gene encoding tumor protein D53 isoform X13, which produces METRQQGFLDSDPLKEADEDLVSEVNLNNSIMTEEEREEAQQELAKLEEEISTLRQVLSSKEKQHAELKQKLGIGPLSELRNNFSRGWQDMQSSTAYRKTSETLSTAGQKTSAAFSTLGTTITRKFGDMRNSPSFKSFEEKVENTVSTLKTKVGGTGAGGSFEEVLSSTANASSQDTPTNNLTDSSERQC
- the tpd52l1 gene encoding tumor protein D53 isoform X11, which codes for METRQQGRGHLAAGFLDSDPLKEADEDLVSEVNLNNSIMTEEEREEAQQELAKLEEEISTLRQVLSSKEKQHAELKQKLGIGPLSELRNNFSRGWQDMQSSTAYRKTSETLSTAGQKTSAAFSTLGTTITRKFGDMRSSSIGYSIKHSMSMPTMRNSPSFKSFEEKVENTVSTLKTKVGGTGAGGSFEEVLSSTANASSQDTPTNNLTDSSERQC